One genomic segment of Helicobacter pylori NQ4053 includes these proteins:
- a CDS encoding type IV secretion system protein, translating into MAAPLLALPFLSNPLVLGALAVIGTGAYLFYNKQDSLVVQADGLYSEILGFFISFSNKILKGIGEPLANVVQPFGMVLGVLLILLYSFKHYQNNDLFEIKTFLMLFVFVGYLSLYHYAFKSDGSSSGNGRSSFAFQNHVTEIFDTPANLLNAGISNVIKEYQTNSAREHKNIDTHHSITNANISFHVRQILTSLNKLYEDFTINNGLSPKTLIAAVLLLVILGLELFLLFKVFCYVFMTYLEKIIYLSLVIFMLPLGFFQQTRGFLVSYVKKIISLTFYMPLLLLLVLFNSFALQYAIKVGGSNEIVVKFGIIVVIGISLTFIQKIPEMINAIFGTQGGLTDAKSFIYQGVQMASAGAGAIAGSLKSAGRSAFGRTLEAYKDAKSTINSTTANMRDMPGHPGVRVGVETIELPKSHRASK; encoded by the coding sequence ATGGCCGCTCCACTACTTGCCTTGCCGTTTCTTTCTAATCCTTTAGTGCTTGGTGCTTTAGCTGTCATAGGAACGGGTGCTTACTTATTTTACAATAAGCAAGATTCTTTAGTTGTGCAAGCAGATGGGCTTTACAGCGAGATTCTTGGGTTTTTCATTTCGTTTTCTAACAAGATCTTGAAGGGAATTGGCGAGCCTTTAGCCAATGTTGTCCAACCTTTTGGTATGGTCTTAGGAGTGCTTTTGATCCTTTTATACTCCTTCAAGCACTATCAAAACAATGATTTATTTGAAATCAAAACCTTTTTGATGCTTTTTGTATTTGTTGGATATCTTTCTTTGTATCATTACGCTTTTAAATCTGATGGTTCTAGTAGCGGTAATGGTCGCTCTAGTTTTGCCTTTCAAAATCATGTAACAGAAATTTTTGACACGCCTGCTAACTTGCTAAATGCTGGGATTTCTAATGTAATTAAGGAATATCAAACAAATAGTGCAAGAGAACACAAGAATATAGACACGCACCACAGCATCACTAACGCTAATATTTCATTCCATGTCAGACAAATTTTGACGAGTTTGAATAAATTATATGAAGACTTCACAATTAATAATGGACTATCGCCAAAAACTCTTATTGCAGCTGTTTTGTTATTGGTTATTTTAGGATTAGAATTGTTTTTGTTATTCAAAGTTTTCTGTTATGTTTTTATGACTTATTTAGAAAAAATTATTTACTTGTCTTTGGTTATTTTCATGCTACCGCTAGGGTTTTTTCAGCAGACTAGAGGTTTTTTAGTGTCTTATGTGAAAAAGATTATTTCATTGACTTTTTACATGCCTTTATTGTTGCTATTAGTGTTATTCAACTCTTTTGCATTACAATACGCAATCAAAGTGGGAGGGAGCAATGAAATAGTGGTTAAATTTGGCATTATTGTAGTAATAGGAATTTCACTGACTTTCATTCAAAAAATCCCCGAAATGATTAACGCTATCTTTGGCACACAAGGTGGTCTAACGGATGCTAAAAGCTTCATATATCAAGGTGTGCAAATGGCTAGTGCTGGAGCTGGAGCCATAGCTGGAAGTCTTAAGAGTGCGGGTCGTTCAGCGTTTGGCAGAACGCTAGAAGCTTATAAAGACGCAAAATCTACGATAAACAGCACTACGGCTAACATGAGAGACATGCCAGGACATCCTGGTGTTAGAGTAGGTGTGGAGACGATTGAACTTCCCAAGTCTCATAGAGCTAGCAAATGA
- a CDS encoding ArdC-like ssDNA-binding domain-containing protein encodes MNNLNNLSDAQINGMIDYLQNILLERGGLKQEPPQNSNYSHNSEEDKAQKTPNQPDNSESKEALLKAKSGQINYLKTRIIQGLKEKNSPFWDKPEIVANKERGHNALNGEPYCNLNDMLLDMEKNRLGFKSNAWVSLDEAKMLGASKEERDAIFKATQDKEISPVRLMFIKNKELVPLVDNNGELVIDKNTKKPKHKQFPVIENGQKVFKPAYRDIEPQAQFKFVYNVEMFPSINKEKIKPLNLDKLSNYAYKTRLFHQKDYSQEKRDKTNIIYEDLHKDLSPDNRNEALLERMRSYTLLKNEKYNQLANETKQQTQTRSQSQSYYQKKNKASSGIER; translated from the coding sequence ATGAATAATCTTAACAACTTAAGCGATGCACAAATCAATGGCATGATTGATTATTTGCAAAACATCTTATTAGAAAGGGGAGGGCTTAAGCAAGAGCCACCACAAAATTCAAACTATTCACACAATTCAGAAGAAGATAAGGCGCAAAAAACACCCAATCAACCAGATAATTCAGAAAGCAAAGAAGCTTTACTTAAAGCTAAATCCGGTCAAATCAATTATCTTAAAACAAGGATTATTCAAGGTTTGAAAGAAAAAAACTCGCCTTTTTGGGACAAACCTGAAATAGTGGCTAACAAAGAAAGAGGACATAACGCTTTAAACGGCGAACCTTATTGCAATCTTAACGACATGCTTTTAGATATGGAAAAGAACCGCTTGGGATTTAAAAGTAATGCATGGGTGAGTTTAGATGAAGCTAAAATGCTTGGAGCGAGCAAAGAAGAAAGAGATGCGATTTTTAAAGCCACTCAAGATAAGGAAATCTCGCCTGTTCGTTTGATGTTTATCAAAAACAAAGAGCTTGTGCCTTTAGTGGATAATAATGGCGAATTAGTGATTGATAAAAACACTAAAAAACCTAAACACAAGCAGTTTCCTGTCATTGAAAATGGTCAAAAGGTGTTCAAACCTGCCTACAGAGACATTGAGCCCCAAGCGCAATTCAAGTTTGTTTATAATGTAGAAATGTTTCCAAGCATTAACAAGGAAAAAATCAAACCTTTAAACTTGGACAAGCTCTCAAACTATGCCTATAAGACTAGGCTCTTCCATCAAAAAGATTATTCGCAAGAAAAAAGAGACAAGACAAACATTATTTACGAAGACTTGCATAAAGATTTGTCTCCAGATAACAGGAATGAAGCTTTATTGGAAAGAATGCGTAGCTACACTCTGCTTAAAAATGAAAAATACAATCAATTAGCAAATGAAACAAAGCAACAAACCCAAACGCGCTCTCAATCTCAAAGCTATTATCAAAAGAAAAATAAAGCTTCTAGCGGTATTGAAAGGTAA